In Nocardia higoensis, one genomic interval encodes:
- a CDS encoding NAD(P)H-quinone oxidoreductase gives MRAIELNGFGGPEVLVWGKAPDPSPRHGEVLIDVVAAGVNRADMLQRQGKYPPPAGTSDVPGLECSGVIAELGDGVRDWRVGDRVCALLSGGGYAERVAVPATQLLPVPDDMDLGAAAGLPEVAATVWSNLVSTAGLHAGQTVLIHGGGGGIGTHAIQVAKQRGAQVAVTAGSAEKLERCRELGAEVLIDYREQDFVDVVRAHTNGRGANVILDNMGASYLSRNVAALAPHGHLVIIGMQGGVKGELNIGALLGKWGSVHATNVRNRPATGTGSKAEIIADVRARLWPLVEDGSVVPVIHAEIDIAEAGLAHELLDSGQVVGKVVLRVQEE, from the coding sequence ATGCGTGCGATCGAACTGAACGGATTCGGCGGACCGGAAGTGCTGGTGTGGGGGAAAGCGCCCGATCCCTCGCCCCGGCACGGTGAGGTGCTGATCGACGTGGTGGCCGCCGGGGTGAACCGCGCGGACATGCTGCAACGGCAGGGCAAGTACCCGCCGCCCGCCGGGACGAGCGACGTGCCCGGCCTGGAGTGCTCCGGCGTGATCGCCGAACTCGGTGACGGCGTACGGGACTGGCGGGTCGGTGACCGGGTGTGCGCGCTGCTGTCCGGCGGCGGGTACGCCGAGCGGGTCGCGGTGCCCGCCACCCAGCTGCTTCCGGTCCCCGACGACATGGATCTGGGGGCGGCGGCCGGATTGCCGGAGGTCGCGGCGACGGTGTGGTCGAACCTGGTTTCCACCGCGGGCCTGCACGCCGGGCAGACGGTACTGATCCACGGCGGTGGCGGCGGGATCGGCACGCACGCGATCCAGGTCGCGAAGCAGCGCGGCGCGCAGGTGGCGGTGACGGCCGGCTCGGCGGAGAAGCTCGAGCGCTGCCGGGAACTCGGCGCGGAGGTACTGATCGACTACCGCGAACAGGATTTCGTCGACGTGGTGCGCGCGCACACCAACGGCCGAGGGGCGAACGTCATCCTGGACAACATGGGCGCGTCCTACCTCTCGCGCAATGTCGCCGCGCTGGCCCCGCACGGTCACCTGGTGATCATCGGCATGCAGGGCGGGGTGAAAGGCGAGCTGAACATCGGTGCGTTGCTGGGCAAATGGGGCAGCGTGCACGCCACCAATGTGCGCAACAGACCGGCGACGGGGACCGGGAGCAAGGCCGAGATCATCGCCGACGTGCGCGCCAGGCTGTGGCCGCTGGTCGAGGACGGATCGGTGGTGCCGGTGATTCACGCCGAGATCGACATCGCCGAGGCGGGCCTGGCGCACGAGCTGCTGGACTCCGGGCAGGTCGTCGGCAAAGTCGTGCTGCGCGTCCAGGAGGAGTGA
- a CDS encoding lactate 2-monooxygenase, with amino-acid sequence MSSFIDFQNEIYLRGLGGELPELPMTADGLEQRARDVLGAAEYAYVAGSASSGRTAAANRAAFDKHRIVPRMLRGTTGPGARDLSVDVLGTHLAAPVLTAPIGVLELVHERGEVIVAEVTEELGIGSVLSTAASSTIEDVGAAAGEWWYQLYWPADDELARSFVERAERAGAKAIVVTVDTPSLGWRPQDLELAHLPFLAGKGIANYLSDPVFRAKLPMPPEQSEDAMRIAVLTWVGLFGNHTLRPADITRLREWTDLPIAIKGILHPDDARIVVDAGADGVIVSNHGGRQLDGSIAALDALPAVVSAIGDRADVLFDSGVRTGSDVLIALALGAKAVLYGRPYAYGLALAGRDGVRHALRLLLADVDSSLGLCGRSSVAALDRSVLTTPF; translated from the coding sequence GTGAGCAGTTTCATCGACTTCCAGAACGAGATCTACCTGCGCGGACTGGGCGGTGAACTGCCCGAACTGCCGATGACGGCCGACGGGCTCGAGCAGCGCGCCCGCGATGTCCTCGGCGCCGCCGAATACGCCTATGTGGCGGGTAGCGCCTCCTCCGGCCGCACCGCCGCGGCCAACCGCGCCGCCTTCGACAAGCACCGCATCGTGCCCCGCATGCTGCGTGGCACCACCGGCCCCGGCGCCCGCGACCTCTCGGTCGACGTGCTCGGCACCCACTTGGCCGCCCCCGTGCTGACCGCCCCGATCGGGGTGCTGGAACTGGTACACGAGCGCGGCGAGGTGATCGTCGCGGAGGTCACCGAGGAACTGGGCATCGGCTCGGTGCTCTCGACCGCCGCCTCGAGCACCATCGAGGATGTCGGCGCCGCCGCGGGCGAATGGTGGTATCAGCTCTACTGGCCCGCCGACGACGAGTTGGCCCGCTCCTTCGTCGAACGCGCCGAGCGCGCCGGCGCCAAGGCCATCGTCGTCACCGTCGACACCCCGTCCCTCGGCTGGCGTCCGCAGGATCTCGAACTCGCCCATCTGCCGTTTCTGGCGGGCAAGGGCATCGCCAACTACCTGTCCGATCCGGTCTTCCGCGCCAAGCTCCCCATGCCGCCGGAGCAGAGCGAGGACGCGATGCGGATCGCCGTCCTCACCTGGGTCGGCCTGTTCGGCAATCACACCTTGCGCCCCGCCGACATCACCCGCCTGCGCGAATGGACCGATCTGCCCATCGCGATCAAAGGCATCCTGCATCCCGACGACGCCCGCATCGTGGTCGACGCGGGCGCCGACGGCGTGATCGTCAGCAACCACGGCGGTCGTCAACTGGACGGCTCCATCGCCGCCCTCGACGCCCTGCCCGCCGTCGTCTCCGCCATCGGCGACCGCGCCGACGTGCTGTTCGATTCCGGCGTCCGCACGGGCTCGGATGTCCTGATCGCGCTGGCGCTGGGCGCGAAAGCCGTCCTGTACGGCCGCCCGTACGCCTACGGCCTGGCCCTCGCCGGCCGCGACGGCGTCCGCCATGCCCTGCGCCTGCTGCTCGCCGACGTCGACTCCTCTCTCGGCCTGTGTGGCCGGTCCAGCGTCGCCGCCCTCGACCGCTCCGTGCTCA